A region of the Oleidesulfovibrio alaskensis DSM 16109 genome:
GGTGGGCGAAGTGACAAGCCGCCTGCATCAGCTGAAAGCCGGTGATACCGTGGGCGTGCGTGCGCCGCTGGGCAACTGGTTTCCCGTGGATGAAATGAAAGGAAAAGACGTGGTGTTTGTTGCGGGGGGCATAGGTATGGCTCCGTTGCGCACACTGCTGGTCTATATGCTGGACAATCGCGCCGACTACGGTAAGATCACTCTGCTGTACGGCGCGCGCTCTCCCGTTGATCTGAGCTTCAAGTACGACGTGGAAGAGTGGATGGCGCGGGATGATCTGGACGTGGTGCTTACTGTGGACGCACCTGCCGAAGGCTGGGAAGAATCCGCCACGCGTCGTGTCGGGCTGATTCCCAATGTGTTGCTGGAACTGAACCCCGCGCCGGAAAACTGCGTGGCCGTAACCTGCGGCCCGCCCATCATGATCAAATTCACCCTGCAGGCGTTGAAAAAGCTTGAATTCGGGGATGAACAGATCATCACCACTCTTGAAAAACGCATGAAGTGCGGCGTCGGACTGTGCGGCCGGTGCAACATCGGCACAAAGTATGTCTGTGTCGACGGACCGGTTTTCCGTTACTCTGACCTGAAGGACTTGCCTAACGAACTCTAGCCCCTTGAAGGAGGCATCATGGCGGACCTGTTTAAAGCCGGCGACATCGTGCGCGCTGCGGAGGAAATTGAAATCCGCGGCGAAGACTTCTACCGCCGCCTTGCTGCGGCTTCGGAAGATGAAGAAGCCCGCAGGCTGTTTCACTGGCTGATGGAAGAGGAAATGGCCCACCGTGCCATATTCAAAGCCATGGGTGAACGCATTGCCCCTGTGGAACTGCCCGCATGGGCCGATGAGGCTGACTACCTCATGTATATGCGCTCGCTGTTGGACAGCCATGCCCTGTTCCGTCCCGACGCTGTTCCGGCAGAGCAGCTCGGCCGTGAAACTGCTCTGCGCATCGCCATGCAGTTTGAAAAGGATACCATGCTGTTCTTTGCCGAAATGCGTGACTTTGTGCCCGAAGCTGAAGGCAGGCATATCGACGCGTGCATCGCCGAAGAGCGCAAGCATCTGAAGCAGCTTATGGCAATGCTGCGCAAATAGACGTCATGGTGCGCCGCACCGCCGCAATCTTGCTGCGGTTCTGCGCGGCGCGCTTTTTGTCAGATGAACGACGCCCCGCGGCATTATACCGCGGGGCGTTTTTATGCATATGCCCCATGCTTCCGCCGCGGATGCATCACTGCCGGCCGTGGCCGTCAAATCCGGAGAAGAATAGTATGAAACAGGCCATACTGCGGGCCATTGATGACTTTGCACGCGGGGTGCGCCCTGCGTTTTATAAAACGCCCAGACGCTGGTATCTGGTACATCGGGGCAGCCTGTATCCGGCCAAGGCCATATGGGCCATGGCCACGGGACAAGGTAGCGCGGGCAGCTTCAACACCCGTGACGCACGCGCCGGACTGGCAGAGGCCGGTTTTGCTGTGCGGGCTTTTGAACCGGAATCCGTGCAGTGGCCCGATGAAGATGTGCGCCTTGCCATCAGGCAGCTGCAGCAGGCTGCGGATACAGACCCCGGCGATGATGCGGCGGAAACTCTTTGCCCGCCTGGCATGACCGTGCGCGAACAGGCTGTCTTCCGGCGCAGTCCCGTGGTCGCTGCCAGAGTGCTGCTGCGTGCCGGTGGCTTCTGCGAATGCTGCGGGGCCCCCGCACCGTTTGTCAGCCGTGCAGACAACCTGCCTTATCTTGAGGTGCATCACGTCCGGCCGCTGGCAGAGGGCGGCGCGGATACTCCGGCCAACTGCATGGCGCTGTGCCCCAACTGCCACAGGCAGTTTCATTACGGCATCAAGCCGCCGGTATGTGCATTATCATCGTCGCGCTGAGGGAACGGCTTTGATGTAGTGCAATCTTAGCCGTACTGTCATTCTGTTGTCACCTTCCGGGGACATATCCTTGCCAGCCAATGCGGCAGTGCCGTTTTTTTTTATTTGTTGTCAGGCAAGGAGAATTCACATGCGTCCGTCTTGTTTTCAGCGTTCCGTAAGTGTTGTCTGTATGCTGATGACGCTGCTGGTCTGCGCGCACAGCGCAGCCGCGGCAGAGTCTTTTGCAAAGAAACCCGCAAAATATGTTTTTCTGTTTATCGGTGACGGCATGGGCCTGCCGCAAAAGCAGGCCACAGAAGCGTTTACAGGCCGTCAGCTGGTTCTCGATTCTTTTCCG
Encoded here:
- a CDS encoding FAD/NAD(P)-binding protein, with the protein product MHNNPSLPALATVLEVVEETPNIKTFRVRFNDESLMESFSFMPGQVGQLSIFGVGESTFVINSSPTRMDYLQFSVMKVGEVTSRLHQLKAGDTVGVRAPLGNWFPVDEMKGKDVVFVAGGIGMAPLRTLLVYMLDNRADYGKITLLYGARSPVDLSFKYDVEEWMARDDLDVVLTVDAPAEGWEESATRRVGLIPNVLLELNPAPENCVAVTCGPPIMIKFTLQALKKLEFGDEQIITTLEKRMKCGVGLCGRCNIGTKYVCVDGPVFRYSDLKDLPNEL
- a CDS encoding ferritin-like domain-containing protein, giving the protein MADLFKAGDIVRAAEEIEIRGEDFYRRLAAASEDEEARRLFHWLMEEEMAHRAIFKAMGERIAPVELPAWADEADYLMYMRSLLDSHALFRPDAVPAEQLGRETALRIAMQFEKDTMLFFAEMRDFVPEAEGRHIDACIAEERKHLKQLMAMLRK
- a CDS encoding HNH endonuclease — encoded protein: MKQAILRAIDDFARGVRPAFYKTPRRWYLVHRGSLYPAKAIWAMATGQGSAGSFNTRDARAGLAEAGFAVRAFEPESVQWPDEDVRLAIRQLQQAADTDPGDDAAETLCPPGMTVREQAVFRRSPVVAARVLLRAGGFCECCGAPAPFVSRADNLPYLEVHHVRPLAEGGADTPANCMALCPNCHRQFHYGIKPPVCALSSSR